GAGTGAGATAAAGCGCGATCAGAGGGAGCAGCAGCAGCCCCGCCCAGTAAACCCAGTGTGGCAGTACAAAAGTCAGACTTGGCATAGCGGTTTCCAGCGATCGACAGAGCCCACACAGTGCTGGGGCGCCTGTCGACGCCCCAGCCCCCTTCCTGTGCTGCGATGGCCCATAAAAGGCCTGCCCGCAACTACATCTGCAGCGTGTGGCCCTTGATCATGTCCGGTGTGACGTAGCCGAGACTGCCCGACATCATGTAGTCGAGCTGGATCTTGAAGACCCGCGCCGCGGCCTTGTCCTTGTTGGCCCATGCAAACCAGCGCGGCACCGCGAGTGCAGTGAACTTCTCCACGTCTTCCTGACCGAGACGCGTCACGATGGTGCCGGCCTCCTCGAACTTCTTCCACGACTCCTGATCGGCTTTCTGGATCCTGGCGTGATGCAGATCGGAATAGACATGAACCTCCATCTCGACGAACTGTTTCATCTGCGGCGAAAGCGCGTTCCAGGATTTCATACCAACCGTCAGATCCATCAAGTCCACCGGCTGATAGAGCGACATGAATCCCGGCGGCCCCATGGAGATGAACTTGGTCACCTGATGGAAGCCGAGGGCGTAGTTGATCGCTGGCCCCACGTAATCGGCGACATCGATCGTCCCCTTCTCCAGCGCGGGAAAGATCTCGCTGCCGGGCAGCAGCGTGGTTTTGGCGCCCGCCGCCTGGAAGACCTCCGCCACCATACCGCCCGGTAAGCGCATCTTGCGCCCGCGGAAATCCTCAATGGAGCGTATCGGCACCTTGGAGTGGATGATATTCGGACCATGATGAATCGGGCCCACGTAATACAGCCCCTGCTGCGCAAACAGATCGCGCGCCAACTCCAGGCCACCGAGTGCATAGTAGAAGACATCCCACTCGTGGGGATTGCGCGGTCCCAATGGGTAGGAGCTGAGGAACACCGCCGCCGGCATTCTCCCCGCCCAGTACAGCGTGAAGGGATTCATGGCATCGAGCACACCGTTTTTCACCGCATCGAAGAGCTGAAAGTCACCGACGACATCCTTGGCACCAAACGGCGTGAAAGCCAATTCGCCACCGGTCTTTTCCTTGATGCTATTGCACCACTCCTTGAAGACGTCCAACCCGATACCCCCGGGCCACGAGGTTTGAATTTTCCAGTTTGTGGTCTGCGCAGCCGCCGCGTTACGGACGTAAGGTGCTCCGAGGATGGCCGCACCACCCACCGCCGCCCCTTTTATGAACTTGCGCCGCCCTGCCGCCGTTGTGTCTAAAGCATCGCTATCGCTGACTTCGGATTTATGCGTTGTCATTCCAACTCTCCTCCTCGGTTTGTACCTGATCACTCAGTTTTATTTTGGGGGCGCAGCCCGCGTGGGTTGATGCGCGCACGCGGCTGTCGCACAGCCTGTTGCCGCTCTCCTCATCGGGAAGGATCGGTCATACCGCCTGATATCCCTCCCCGACACTGACTCTGCCGACGGTTTACTGAGCTTAGTCAAGGGTTGTATTTTCACAATGAAATGCAGTTTTCACGATATGAAATTGGTGAATTTCTTATTTTGATAGAGAGAGTTATGGACATCCACAGAATACGGAATTGGTCATTACCGGGAAGGAATACAGCTGAACGGCACGCCTGGCGGCGATCGATTACGGTCAGACCAGTTGGGAGAACTACGCTGCGTACGCGACGACCGGGGGTGTTTCAGCGGCCTTCATTGGCCACGCCATGGGGCACATGTCCGGTCGCCACATGCTGGGCAGCGGAATCGCAATGCAGCTCTTGATCATCGAAGAAGATATCGGCACCGAATGCCTTGAGAAATGCGCCTTTCTCGAGCCCACCCAGGAAGATGGCCTCGTCGATACGGATGTTCCAGGCACGCAGGGTGCGGATGACCCGCTCGTGGGCCGGAGCCGAACGCGCGGTGACCAGTGCAGTGCGGATGGGTGAGCGCTCGGCGCCAAAATCCTTTTGAATCTGGTGGAGTGCCGCGAGAAATCCCTGGAAGGGCCCGCCCGGCAAGGGCCGCTTCGCCGACTCCACCTCCGAAGTCTGGAAGGCGTCCAATCCCCTGGATTTGTAGACTCGTTCGGCTTCGTCGGAAAACAGCACCGCATCGCCATCGAAGGCAATACGCAATTCGTCGCTGGGATTGCTCCCCTTCATCGAAGGCAGAATGGTTGCGGCCGCGTAGCCGGCCTCGAGCGCCGCCCGCACGTCCTCGGCATGGGAGGAGAGAAAAAGATGCGCTCCGAAGGGCGCTACATACCGGTAGGGGGAGGCGCCGCCGCTGAACACCGCGCGACTGATCGTCAGTCGGTGATGGTGAATCGAATTGAACACCCGCAGACCGGTATCGGCGCTGTTGCGCGACATCAGCACGATCTCGACCCGTTCGCGACCCGCCTCGTTCAAAGCGAGCAATTTGCGAACCATGCCGAAGGCAACGCCGGGATCGAGGATGTCCTCCTCGTGTTCGATCTGATAGCGGCAATAGGCCTCGATCCCCTGCTCGTCAAAGACCCGGTGACTCTCCTCCAGATCGAAGAGCGCCCGTGAAGAGATGGCGACCACAAGTTTTCCGTCGAAGGTCATCGGCATACGGAGAGTATAAGGGTTTTGGCTGCGCGCTATCGGTTTGCACCTTTGTGCTGTTACCGATCGGCCACGGGGCATTCGGAAGGCCGGTCGGCACGACACGGCAAGACTCCCTGGTCCGCGGCCAATCGGATCTCGACCCGCTCCTTACCCTTGCCGGGGTTCCGGCGTTTCAGTTCGATCGCACCCAATTCACCGGTTCTGCGCAGATGCGTGCCGCCGCAAGGCACCCGCGCAAACCCGGGCACCTCCCAATAACGTCGTTCACCGGCTTCGTCACTGTAGGCGCTGACGATCTTGGAGTCGGCAGCGACTATCGCGCGCACGCGCTGATCGATCTCGGGAAACAGTGTCGAGATATTGCCCGCCCATTCGAAATCGATCCGTGCCTTGTCCTCAGCGATGTGCGCACCGATCTTGGTCGGAAAATCGAGCATCGTATAGACCAGCTCCAGCACCAGTTCCGCGGCAAAATGCAGGCGCATCAGACGGTAGCGCCGCTCCCAATCGATCTCCACCGTCACCCGCTGTCCCGGTTGCAGCCCATGCCCCTCGGCGAGCCGATAATAGATCTCCGAACCCTGGTTGCGCGCCTCTATCACAGGGTATCCGCCGAGAGTGCCCGAGTCGCTCTCCTGGCCACCGGAGAGGGCATAGAAAATGGTCTGTGCCAGGGTGACCTCGTTTCCAACGACGGTCTCAACCCGCGTATCCAGGCGAGTTTGATAGGGATCCTGCCAAAAAAGCTTCTGCGTCATTGCCGTACTCGAATACCCGGTTTTCCAGATGCTGTTTTGTTGACGTTTACGTCAACGTTACCTATAGTCGATAGCCAGAGACCCGGTCCGACCCCTGCCCGTCTTCCACAGAATCACAATGAAGGAAGCTCCCATGAAATATACCTTACCCGATTTCCTTGCCCACTCCATCGCCATGGAGGATGAGGCCGCCGAACGTTACCTGGAACTGGCGGACATGATGGAGGCGCACAACAACCTGGAGGTGGCCACCGTATTCCGTGACATGTGCCGCTTCTCGCAATTGCATCGTGACTCGATCAGGGAGCGCGCGGGCTCCACGGAACTGCCCAAACCCCACTCGTGGCAGTTTCGTTGGTCGGCGCCGCCCGAGGTCTGCGATGAAGATGCCTTCGACTACACTTTGACGCCGTACCAGGCCCTGCAATATGCCCGCGAGAACGAGCAGCGCGCCATGGAATTCTACCGTTCCGTCACGGGCAATACCGACGATGCCGAGGTGAAACGGCTCTCCAGCGAGTTTGCCGAAGAGGAGCAGGAACACACCGAGGCGCTCGACAAATGGCTGGAGAAGACTCCACCCGACTGAGTCTCGCGCTCAGGCGAACACTACCCGCTCAAATGGCGGTGCTGCTTGACGAGCAGCATCGCCCCCCATGCCAACGCCAGCACCATCAGCACCATCCCGAGACCGTTCGCCACCCCGCCCAGGATGCGGTCGTAATCGAGCAGCCCCAGGCGCCCCAGGATATTTTCCCAGTCGTGGATTCCCAGGCGATCCGCTCCGGTTCCACCGCCCAACATGGGCAGCCGCAGCGCCCGGGCGTCAGCAATGTAGGGTGAAAGATCCGCGAGACTCTGACCCGTCCACCACATCCCGACACTGGCTCCGAAAGGATCGCTGCGTTTGAACAGAAACGCCCCGCAGACCAGAAGGGGCACGAGCAGTTGCATCAGCGATCCGCCTGTCACCACCATGAAATCGCCCAGCACGGAAAAAATCACATGCCCCGCCTCGTGGAACACCAAATCAATACGGTGCAGGAATGCTACAGCGCCCGGCATTGTACCCTCAACCACGTCCTCGTAGCTTGTCGTCACTGTCGCCAGCCCCAAGCCCGCAAGCAATAGCCAGATCAATACCCTCCCCGACCATTCCTTGCGACCATCGTCGCGCGGCGTGAGGACTGCCACCGCAAGTCGCGAGCATGCTGTGACCCAAGGACGCGTCACTCTCTGCGACGACTGGAAATGCGCCGATCGATAGCGCTGCTTCAGCCACTTGTCGTAACGCAATCCACAAGCGGGACAGACGTTGGTCGACCTGGACTCCTGCGCGCGGCATGAATGACCACATTTCGGACAGGTTTGATACATTGCGAAAAACCGTATTACCAGGTCCTGCGCGTATAGCGTCGCACCAGCAGCGCGCCAATGAACACAACGACGCCAGCGGTGGTATGGAGCACCTGCGAACTGATGGAGTGATCGTTCATTGCCCGATTGGAGAACGACTCACAGTTGTTGGAGATCAGATTGTAGGCACCGTCACCACCGACCATCAGCTCGTCCAGCGCACGCTGCGCCACCGCGATATCGGAGAACCTGCCCCGATTGGGTTGAACGGTGACCGCACCGTAGCGCGAATAGGCGGCGACGAATCGATCATAGGTGGTCAAACGATACCCCGCCTCGCGCGTGCTCTCGGCCACATAGGTCTGCCCGTCGGCGGTGCTGCGCCCCAGCACAATACCATGGTGCTTGGGTCCGAGGCGCCCCAATCGCGTCAGGGCACCGACGATACGGCATCCGGTGGTATCGATCTGCTCAAATTCCATCGTCTGTTCCCGTGTCTGCAACGCAGATCATGATAATCCTTGCCAGGCTGGAAGTTTTGTTTCGCTTCCCGTAATTATCTCGCTACCATCGGGATCGTCAAAACAAGGGTCAAACCAGCGACGCCATAAATCCGCAACAGACAACACGCGCCACTTAAGACCTTGATCGATTGACAACAAGAAAGCCTGCCATGAGAGACGTCCTGTTCATAGTCAACCCGAGAGCGGCATCAGGACGCGCCTCGCGTGTCTGGGAGGATCTTCGCAACCGCGTGCGAAGCCTGCGCACGGCCATGGTTGTGCAGTGCGAAGAGCGGGGAACCGCGGCGAAGGCGATCATCGATGCACTGACGCCGCAGATTCGCCGCGTCGTCACCGTGGGCGGCGACGGCACGCTGAACCACGCACTCAACCTGATGTTGGCCGATGCGCCAGACATTGAGCGCAGTTTGGGACTCATTCCCGTCGGCACCGGCTCTGATCTGGCTCGCGGCCTGGGGCTTGAGACGCGCCCGATGCAGGCATTGGAGCAGGCGCTCGAAGCGTTGCCATCACGCATGGATGCCCTGCGGCTCCACGCAGCCGGGCAGCACCGCTACCTCATCAATGTTGCCTCGCTTGGGCTCTCCGCCCCCGTGGCAGCGCGGGTCAATGCGCTACCCAAGCGCAATACCGCGACCTACCTCACTGCCGCCCTGCGCGTTCTGCTGAGCTACCAACCGCAATGGGCGCGCATCCATCTTGATGGCAAGTTCTGGTGCCAGGGTCGCTTCTATATCGTAGTGGTCGCCAATGGCAGCTGTTTCGCCAAAGGGATGCGCATTGCGCCCAAGGCCGATCCCCACGACGGGCTGGCCGACGTGGTAGCTATCGAAGCCGCGTCAAAACCACTGGTGCTGGCGTGGTTGCCGAGCGTCTATCTGGGCAGGCATTTGGCCGCACCCTTCGTCCACTGGGCACGTGCCAAGACGATCGACATCGACACCGGCTCTGAGCAACCGGCGTTTGAAGGTGACGGTGAGGTGTCGCTGCCGGCGCCCGGAAGCCTGACCGTGGAACA
Above is a genomic segment from Pseudomonadota bacterium containing:
- a CDS encoding 5'-nucleotidase; translation: MPMTFDGKLVVAISSRALFDLEESHRVFDEQGIEAYCRYQIEHEEDILDPGVAFGMVRKLLALNEAGRERVEIVLMSRNSADTGLRVFNSIHHHRLTISRAVFSGGASPYRYVAPFGAHLFLSSHAEDVRAALEAGYAAATILPSMKGSNPSDELRIAFDGDAVLFSDEAERVYKSRGLDAFQTSEVESAKRPLPGGPFQGFLAALHQIQKDFGAERSPIRTALVTARSAPAHERVIRTLRAWNIRIDEAIFLGGLEKGAFLKAFGADIFFDDQELHCDSAAQHVATGHVPHGVANEGR
- a CDS encoding ABC transporter substrate-binding protein codes for the protein MTTHKSEVSDSDALDTTAAGRRKFIKGAAVGGAAILGAPYVRNAAAAQTTNWKIQTSWPGGIGLDVFKEWCNSIKEKTGGELAFTPFGAKDVVGDFQLFDAVKNGVLDAMNPFTLYWAGRMPAAVFLSSYPLGPRNPHEWDVFYYALGGLELARDLFAQQGLYYVGPIHHGPNIIHSKVPIRSIEDFRGRKMRLPGGMVAEVFQAAGAKTTLLPGSEIFPALEKGTIDVADYVGPAINYALGFHQVTKFISMGPPGFMSLYQPVDLMDLTVGMKSWNALSPQMKQFVEMEVHVYSDLHHARIQKADQESWKKFEEAGTIVTRLGQEDVEKFTALAVPRWFAWANKDKAAARVFKIQLDYMMSGSLGYVTPDMIKGHTLQM
- a CDS encoding rubrerythrin, producing the protein MKYTLPDFLAHSIAMEDEAAERYLELADMMEAHNNLEVATVFRDMCRFSQLHRDSIRERAGSTELPKPHSWQFRWSAPPEVCDEDAFDYTLTPYQALQYARENEQRAMEFYRSVTGNTDDAEVKRLSSEFAEEEQEHTEALDKWLEKTPPD
- a CDS encoding alanyl-tRNA editing protein, which gives rise to MTQKLFWQDPYQTRLDTRVETVVGNEVTLAQTIFYALSGGQESDSGTLGGYPVIEARNQGSEIYYRLAEGHGLQPGQRVTVEIDWERRYRLMRLHFAAELVLELVYTMLDFPTKIGAHIAEDKARIDFEWAGNISTLFPEIDQRVRAIVAADSKIVSAYSDEAGERRYWEVPGFARVPCGGTHLRRTGELGAIELKRRNPGKGKERVEIRLAADQGVLPCRADRPSECPVADR